The following coding sequences lie in one Mycobacterium sp. Z3061 genomic window:
- a CDS encoding DUF2334 domain-containing protein has product MSGKLIVSVSGIGEQTLSDVADFCAQMDARSVPVSLLAAPRLGSDYRLDRDPRTVEWLTERRAHGDALVLHGYNDAANKKRRGEFATLHAHEANLRIKAADRVLEHLGLRTRLFAAPGWLVSPGVIRALPNNGFRLVADAYGMTDLVRDHTVRARVLGIGEGFLAEPWWCRMVVMSADRIARRGGVVRIAVAARHLRKPGPRQAMLDAVDLALLQDCAPSVYSWRSGKAVLDAA; this is encoded by the coding sequence ATGTCTGGAAAACTGATCGTCTCGGTTTCAGGGATCGGCGAGCAAACGTTGAGCGATGTCGCCGACTTCTGCGCGCAGATGGATGCCCGTTCGGTGCCGGTGTCGTTGCTTGCGGCGCCGCGGCTGGGCAGTGACTACCGGCTCGACCGCGACCCGCGAACCGTGGAGTGGTTGACCGAGCGGCGCGCCCACGGCGACGCCCTGGTGCTGCACGGCTACAACGACGCCGCAAACAAGAAGCGACGCGGTGAGTTCGCGACGCTGCACGCCCACGAAGCCAACTTGCGCATCAAGGCCGCCGACCGGGTGCTCGAGCATCTCGGCCTGCGCACCCGGCTGTTTGCGGCACCCGGCTGGCTCGTCTCCCCGGGGGTCATCAGGGCACTGCCGAACAACGGTTTTCGTCTCGTCGCTGACGCGTACGGAATGACCGACCTGGTCCGCGATCACACGGTGCGGGCCAGGGTGCTCGGTATCGGCGAAGGGTTCCTGGCCGAGCCGTGGTGGTGCCGGATGGTGGTGATGTCCGCCGACCGGATCGCGCGGCGCGGAGGCGTGGTGCGGATCGCCGTGGCGGCCCGTCATCTGCGCAAGCCCGGGCCCCGGCAGGCGATGCTGGATGCCGTCGACCTGGCGCTGCTGCAGGACTGCGCGCCTTCGGTGTACAGCTGGCGTTCCGGCAAAGCGGTACTCGACGCCGCCTGA
- the purQ gene encoding phosphoribosylformylglycinamidine synthase subunit PurQ, whose product MTARIGIITFPGTLDDVDAARAARMVGAEAVSLWHADADLKSVDAVVVPGGFSYGDYLRAGAIARFAPVMGEVVAAAGRGMPVLGICNGFQVLCEAGLLPGALTRNIGLHFVCRDVWLSVASTSTAWTSRFESDADLLIPLKSGEGRYVAPKQVLEQLEGDGRVVFRYRENINGSLHDIAGISSANGRVVGLMPHPEHAIEALTGPSDDGLGLFYSALDAVLTA is encoded by the coding sequence GTGACGGCACGGATCGGCATCATCACCTTCCCAGGCACCCTCGATGACGTCGATGCCGCGCGAGCCGCACGCATGGTGGGCGCCGAGGCAGTCAGCCTGTGGCACGCGGATGCCGATCTCAAGAGCGTCGACGCCGTGGTGGTTCCCGGCGGCTTCTCCTACGGTGACTATTTGCGCGCCGGCGCCATCGCCAGATTCGCTCCGGTGATGGGGGAAGTGGTAGCGGCCGCCGGCCGTGGCATGCCCGTGCTGGGAATCTGCAACGGTTTTCAGGTGCTCTGCGAGGCGGGTCTGCTCCCGGGTGCCCTGACGCGCAATATCGGGTTGCACTTCGTCTGCCGTGACGTGTGGTTGAGCGTCGCTTCCACCTCGACCGCCTGGACGTCGCGTTTCGAGTCCGACGCTGACCTGCTGATACCGCTGAAGTCCGGCGAAGGCCGCTATGTCGCGCCCAAGCAGGTACTCGAACAGCTGGAAGGCGACGGGCGGGTGGTCTTCCGCTACCGCGAGAACATCAACGGCTCACTGCACGACATCGCCGGCATCAGCTCGGCCAACGGGCGCGTTGTGGGCTTGATGCCCCACCCCGAGCACGCGATCGAGGCGTTGACCGGTCCCTCCGACGACGGCTTGGGGCTGTTCTACTCGGCGCTCGACGCGGTCCTGACCGCCTGA
- a CDS encoding LLM class flavin-dependent oxidoreductase has product MKLDILYSAAIHPWPQLRDQVRKAEAEGFGRAWVFDHISGAMLSGTRMLECFTLAGALAAATSTIGIGTLVVNAANRPAGVAVAAAASVQEISGGRFVFGLGAGAAPGSSWAREHDLLNIPLYDSIRERHRHLVHVLDLCDAQWDPDRADRWAGFPLPSPRPPVLLGVNSLSLARIAGARCDAMNIALDHPRIEEFIAAARAARAASDLAGREFEVNAWTARSDAALDPDGDPQRRITEVGGDGLVLVA; this is encoded by the coding sequence ATGAAACTCGACATCCTCTACAGCGCGGCCATTCATCCCTGGCCGCAGCTTCGCGACCAGGTCCGGAAGGCCGAAGCCGAAGGCTTCGGCAGAGCGTGGGTTTTCGACCACATATCCGGTGCCATGTTGTCCGGGACCCGGATGCTCGAGTGCTTCACGCTGGCCGGCGCCCTGGCGGCCGCGACCTCCACCATCGGCATCGGCACCCTGGTGGTCAACGCCGCCAACCGGCCGGCCGGAGTGGCGGTCGCAGCCGCAGCTTCGGTGCAGGAGATCAGCGGCGGGCGGTTCGTCTTCGGCCTCGGCGCGGGTGCCGCTCCCGGCAGCTCGTGGGCCCGGGAGCACGATCTGCTCAACATCCCGCTGTATGACTCGATACGCGAGCGCCACCGCCACCTGGTCCACGTTCTGGACCTGTGCGACGCTCAGTGGGACCCCGATCGGGCCGACCGCTGGGCCGGCTTCCCGCTCCCTTCCCCTCGTCCGCCGGTGTTGCTGGGGGTCAACAGCTTGAGCCTGGCCAGGATCGCCGGCGCGCGATGCGACGCCATGAACATCGCGCTCGACCATCCCCGGATCGAGGAATTCATCGCGGCGGCCCGCGCCGCCCGCGCCGCGTCTGACCTGGCCGGCCGCGAATTCGAGGTCAACGCGTGGACCGCGCGCAGCGACGCCGCTCTGGATCCGGACGGGGACCCGCAGCGCCGCATCACCGAGGTGGGCGGCGACGGCCTGGTTCTGGTCGCCTAG
- a CDS encoding VOC family protein: MGITIERFDHVVINCRDVEATARWYERVLGMTRETFGDSGRTALRFGDQKINLRPVGALADDPEWVTGSVEAAGSEDLCLITRASPDEVRAHLSACGVDIVAGPVTRTGASGPMTSHYCRDIDGNLIEIAVY, translated from the coding sequence GTGGGCATCACCATCGAACGCTTCGACCATGTGGTGATCAATTGCCGCGACGTCGAGGCCACCGCGCGGTGGTACGAGCGGGTGCTGGGCATGACGCGCGAGACGTTCGGTGATTCCGGCAGAACGGCGCTGCGTTTCGGTGATCAGAAGATCAACCTGCGCCCGGTCGGCGCGCTCGCCGACGATCCCGAGTGGGTTACCGGCTCGGTCGAAGCGGCCGGATCCGAAGACCTGTGCCTGATCACCCGAGCGAGCCCGGACGAGGTGCGTGCGCACCTGAGCGCCTGTGGCGTCGACATCGTGGCGGGACCGGTGACCAGGACCGGCGCATCAGGACCGATGACGTCGCACTACTGCCGGGACATCGACGGCAATCTGATCGAGATAGCCGTCTACTGA
- a CDS encoding FAD-binding dehydrogenase, whose protein sequence is MSDAGLDAFTADAIIVGAGLAGLVAACELVDRGLRVLIVDQENSANLGGQAYWSFGGLFFVDSPEQRRLGIRDSHELALQDWLGTAAFDRPEDYWPEQWAHAYVDFASGEKRSWLRARGLKIFPVVGWAERGGYDAQGHGNSVPRFHITWGTGPALVEIFARQLRNRPNVRFAHRHQVDRLIVEGDAVTGVRGTVLEPSDELRGVASSRKALSKFEFRASAVVVASGGIGGNHDLVRKNWPRRMGRAPKQLLSGVPAHVDGRMIGIAQKAGARVINPDRMWHYTEGITNYDPIWPQHGIRIIPGPSSLWLDGAGNRLPVPLFPGFDTLGTLEYIAASGYDYTWFVLNARIIEKEFALSGQEQNPDLTGQSVRRLVRARARSGPPAPVQAFIDRGVDFVAADTLPELVEAMNGLPDVEPLDYETVAAAVTARDREVANKFTKDGQITAIRAARGYLGDRLGRVVAPHRLVDPKAGPLIAVKLHILTRKTLGGIETDLDSRVLKSDGTPITGLYAAGEAAGFGGGGVHGYRALEGTFLGGCIFSGRAAGRGVADDIT, encoded by the coding sequence ATGAGCGATGCGGGTTTGGACGCCTTCACAGCTGACGCGATCATCGTGGGGGCCGGCCTTGCCGGGCTGGTGGCGGCGTGCGAACTGGTGGACCGTGGCCTGCGGGTGCTCATCGTGGATCAGGAGAACAGCGCCAACCTCGGTGGTCAGGCCTACTGGTCATTCGGCGGCCTGTTCTTCGTCGACAGCCCCGAGCAGCGCCGGCTCGGAATCCGCGACAGTCACGAACTCGCCCTGCAGGATTGGCTGGGGACGGCCGCCTTTGACCGTCCCGAGGACTATTGGCCGGAACAATGGGCGCACGCCTACGTCGATTTCGCGTCGGGGGAGAAGCGTAGTTGGCTGCGGGCCCGCGGGCTGAAGATCTTCCCGGTGGTGGGATGGGCCGAGCGCGGCGGCTATGACGCGCAGGGACACGGCAATTCGGTGCCGCGTTTCCACATCACCTGGGGCACCGGTCCCGCTCTGGTGGAGATTTTCGCGCGGCAGCTGCGCAACCGGCCGAACGTGCGTTTCGCGCATCGCCATCAGGTCGACCGGCTGATCGTGGAGGGCGACGCGGTGACCGGGGTCCGGGGCACCGTCCTGGAGCCCTCCGACGAACTACGCGGAGTGGCATCGTCACGAAAGGCTCTGAGCAAGTTCGAGTTTCGGGCCTCAGCGGTAGTGGTGGCGAGTGGGGGCATCGGGGGCAACCACGACCTGGTGCGAAAGAACTGGCCGCGCCGGATGGGACGGGCGCCCAAGCAGTTGCTCAGCGGCGTGCCGGCCCACGTCGACGGCCGGATGATCGGCATCGCCCAGAAAGCCGGTGCGCGGGTGATCAACCCCGACCGGATGTGGCACTACACAGAGGGCATCACCAACTACGACCCGATCTGGCCGCAGCACGGCATCCGGATCATTCCCGGCCCGTCGTCGCTGTGGCTGGACGGCGCGGGAAATCGCTTGCCGGTACCGCTTTTCCCCGGTTTCGACACGCTGGGCACCTTGGAGTACATCGCGGCGAGCGGCTATGACTACACCTGGTTCGTCTTGAACGCCAGAATCATTGAGAAAGAATTCGCACTTTCGGGTCAGGAGCAGAACCCCGACCTGACCGGGCAGAGCGTACGTCGTCTGGTGCGGGCGCGGGCCCGGTCCGGTCCGCCGGCGCCGGTGCAGGCGTTCATCGACCGCGGCGTGGACTTCGTCGCCGCCGATACGTTGCCGGAGTTGGTGGAGGCCATGAACGGGCTACCCGATGTGGAGCCGCTGGACTACGAGACCGTGGCGGCCGCGGTCACCGCCCGCGATCGTGAGGTGGCCAACAAGTTCACCAAGGACGGTCAGATCACCGCGATCCGGGCCGCCCGCGGTTATCTCGGCGACCGGCTGGGCCGGGTGGTGGCGCCACACCGGCTGGTCGACCCCAAGGCCGGGCCGCTGATCGCCGTCAAATTGCACATTCTGACCCGAAAGACGTTGGGCGGCATCGAGACCGATCTGGATTCCCGGGTGCTCAAGTCCGACGGCACCCCGATCACCGGGTTGTACGCGGCGGGCGAGGCCGCCGGCTTCGGTGGCGGCGGGGTGCACGGTTACCGAGCCTTGGAAGGGACCTTCCTGGGTGGCTGCATTTTCTCCGGTCGCGCCGCCGGCCGCGGTGTCGCCGACGACATCACCTGA
- a CDS encoding GntR family transcriptional regulator — MTSGSHRLDLDAAELRISRGSVPATTQLAEALKAQIVAQRLPEGGRLPSEKELIDRTGLSRVTVRAAVGMLESQGWLVRRQGLGTFVAEPVKQELTSGVRTITEVLSDSGITPLVDVLSHGITAAPQRISDILGTHEVLCVRRRFRAGDEPLAVVTAYLPTGLGQAVEPLLDGTPATETTYSMWEQRLGVRIGRATYEIHAAGASDDIAAALGLPAGAPVLVVDRITYAEDDKPLEVVVFHHRPERYRFSVTLPRRIDGPGAGLIESGH; from the coding sequence ATGACATCTGGCTCGCACCGACTGGACCTCGATGCCGCCGAGCTACGAATATCGCGGGGCAGCGTCCCGGCGACCACCCAGCTCGCCGAGGCCCTGAAGGCGCAGATCGTCGCACAACGCTTACCCGAGGGCGGGCGGCTGCCCAGCGAGAAGGAATTGATCGATCGCACCGGACTGAGCCGGGTGACGGTGCGCGCGGCGGTCGGGATGCTCGAGAGCCAGGGGTGGCTGGTACGGCGCCAGGGGCTGGGCACCTTCGTCGCCGAGCCCGTCAAGCAGGAGCTCACATCCGGCGTCCGTACCATCACCGAGGTGTTGTCGGACTCCGGCATCACGCCGTTGGTGGATGTGCTTTCCCACGGCATCACCGCTGCACCGCAACGGATCTCAGACATCCTGGGTACCCACGAGGTGCTCTGCGTGCGTCGGCGCTTCCGGGCCGGAGACGAACCGCTGGCCGTCGTCACCGCGTACCTGCCGACGGGGTTGGGCCAGGCCGTCGAGCCACTACTCGACGGCACACCGGCGACCGAGACCACTTACTCGATGTGGGAGCAGCGACTGGGCGTGCGCATCGGTCGCGCCACCTACGAGATCCATGCCGCGGGCGCGTCCGACGACATCGCCGCCGCGCTGGGCCTCCCGGCCGGCGCACCCGTACTCGTTGTCGACCGGATCACCTACGCCGAAGACGACAAGCCTCTCGAAGTCGTGGTGTTCCACCATCGTCCCGAGCGGTACAGGTTCTCCGTCACATTGCCGCGGCGGATCGACGGCCCCGGGGCCGGACTCATCGAAAGTGGGCACTGA
- a CDS encoding NAD(P)/FAD-dependent oxidoreductase translates to MPVDEYDVIVLGAGPVGQNAADRARATGLSVAVVERELVGGECSYWACVPSKALLRPVLAVADVRRVDGAREAVTGQIDAAGVFGRRNRYVSDWDDTGQADWVDGIGATLIRGHGRLAGPRCVTVTTSAGEQMSLTARHAVVICTGTRPALPDLPGIGEARPWTNRRATDSSSVPGRLAIVGAGGVGVEMATAWQGLGASVTLLVRGSALLGRMEPFVGELVGEGLAAAGVDVRLGVSVRALSRPDAEGPVRLTLDDGNELEVDEILFATGRAPLTGDIGLESIGLDPGSWLEVDDTCRVTAVDDGWLYAAGDVNHRALLTHQGKYQARIAGAAIGARAAGRPLDTAPWGEHATTADHHAVPQAFFTDPEAAAVGLTAEQAAQNGHRAKIIDVEIGEVVTGAKLFADGYTGRARMVVDVDTRHVLGVTMVGPGVTELLHAATIAVAGQVPIERLWHAVPCFPTISELWLRLLEAYRDSFIVVV, encoded by the coding sequence ATGCCAGTAGACGAATACGACGTGATAGTGCTCGGCGCCGGCCCGGTGGGGCAGAATGCCGCGGACCGGGCGCGGGCCACCGGGTTGAGCGTCGCGGTCGTCGAACGCGAACTCGTCGGGGGTGAATGCTCCTACTGGGCCTGCGTCCCGAGCAAGGCGCTGCTACGTCCGGTCCTTGCCGTCGCTGACGTCCGTCGGGTGGACGGCGCACGCGAGGCGGTGACCGGTCAGATCGACGCCGCCGGTGTGTTCGGCCGGCGCAATCGGTATGTAAGCGACTGGGACGACACCGGTCAGGCCGACTGGGTGGACGGCATCGGCGCCACGCTGATCCGCGGCCACGGGCGATTGGCGGGCCCCCGCTGCGTCACCGTCACCACTTCGGCCGGTGAGCAGATGTCGCTCACGGCACGACACGCGGTCGTCATCTGCACCGGCACCCGTCCGGCGCTACCCGACCTGCCCGGCATCGGTGAAGCCCGGCCGTGGACCAATCGTCGAGCCACCGACAGCAGTTCGGTACCGGGCCGGCTCGCGATCGTCGGCGCGGGCGGTGTCGGCGTCGAAATGGCCACGGCGTGGCAGGGATTGGGAGCATCGGTGACCCTACTGGTCCGGGGCTCCGCGCTGCTGGGCCGGATGGAACCCTTCGTCGGTGAACTCGTCGGTGAGGGACTGGCGGCGGCCGGAGTCGACGTGCGCCTGGGCGTTTCGGTCCGGGCACTGAGCCGGCCGGACGCGGAAGGGCCCGTGCGTCTCACACTTGACGACGGCAACGAACTGGAGGTCGACGAAATCCTGTTCGCCACCGGACGGGCGCCGTTGACCGGCGACATCGGTTTGGAATCAATCGGTTTGGACCCAGGCAGCTGGCTCGAGGTCGACGACACCTGCCGGGTGACGGCAGTCGACGACGGATGGCTCTACGCCGCCGGCGACGTCAATCACCGCGCGCTGCTGACCCACCAGGGCAAGTACCAGGCCCGGATCGCCGGCGCGGCCATCGGCGCCCGCGCCGCGGGACGCCCCCTCGACACCGCGCCGTGGGGTGAGCATGCCACCACTGCCGATCACCATGCCGTGCCGCAGGCATTTTTCACCGACCCCGAAGCGGCCGCCGTCGGACTCACCGCGGAGCAGGCCGCCCAGAACGGCCATCGCGCCAAGATCATCGACGTCGAGATCGGCGAGGTCGTGACCGGCGCGAAATTGTTCGCCGACGGCTACACCGGCCGGGCGCGCATGGTGGTCGACGTCGACACGCGCCACGTGCTGGGCGTGACGATGGTGGGCCCCGGGGTGACCGAGCTGTTGCACGCGGCCACCATCGCCGTCGCGGGCCAGGTTCCGATCGAGCGGTTGTGGCACGCCGTGCCGTGCTTTCCCACGATCAGTGAACTGTGGCTGAGACTGCTTGAGGCGTATCGAGACTCGTTTATCGTGGTGGTCTGA
- a CDS encoding cupin domain-containing protein — protein sequence MDGFHPDFTAHDADERRKRVHHIRASELDSDTAQTAGLQRFAAISGKSVGAQQLWMGETYIEPDTASGNHHHGESETAIYVRSGHPEFVFHDGAQEVRIKTGPGDYIFVPPFVPHREENPDPTTPAEVVIARNSQEAIVVNLPELYPL from the coding sequence ATGGACGGATTCCATCCCGACTTCACCGCCCACGATGCCGACGAGCGCCGTAAACGCGTTCATCACATCCGGGCGTCCGAACTCGATTCGGACACCGCCCAGACAGCCGGCTTGCAACGCTTCGCCGCCATCAGCGGCAAATCGGTGGGCGCGCAGCAACTGTGGATGGGTGAGACCTACATCGAACCGGACACGGCGTCGGGCAACCATCACCACGGCGAGTCCGAGACAGCGATCTATGTGCGAAGCGGCCACCCGGAGTTCGTCTTTCACGATGGTGCGCAGGAAGTGCGCATCAAGACCGGACCCGGTGACTACATCTTCGTGCCACCGTTCGTGCCGCACCGCGAGGAGAACCCGGACCCGACCACGCCGGCCGAGGTGGTCATCGCCCGCAACAGCCAGGAGGCGATCGTGGTGAACCTGCCGGAGCTCTACCCCCTGTGA
- the purS gene encoding phosphoribosylformylglycinamidine synthase subunit PurS, translated as MARVVVHVMPKAEILDPQGQAIVGALGRLGHPGISDVRQGKRFELEVDDTVDDSQLAEIAESLLANTVIEDWTISRDPQ; from the coding sequence GTGGCCCGGGTGGTCGTGCATGTGATGCCCAAAGCGGAGATCCTTGACCCGCAGGGTCAGGCGATTGTCGGTGCTCTGGGGCGGCTGGGCCATCCCGGAATCTCAGATGTCCGTCAGGGCAAGCGATTTGAGTTAGAGGTCGACGACACGGTGGATGACTCCCAGCTCGCCGAAATCGCCGAATCGCTGCTGGCGAACACGGTGATCGAGGACTGGACCATCAGCCGGGACCCGCAGTGA
- a CDS encoding ATPase: MSEMRQLHVYDCALMGAVQLRVFLATMMVAGSFAIALVAATPAHSEPETCPPVCDQIPGSAWIGQRSIPLHSVYNWPALASIDSAVTGGATPQFRFEQVCNTMAFPQDSRNSAVAARATVARPEGQWQLSAQIVHWRGDTARGGALAASVFGTAVAALRGCQLGAPAQSPSVTDDEPTRMAAVISGPVIMHTYLVAHVASSTISELTLWAAGTPQVDWPVLSDAAVLDALTAPLCEAYIASCP, translated from the coding sequence ATGTCCGAAATGCGTCAGTTGCATGTCTACGATTGTGCCTTGATGGGGGCTGTACAGCTGAGGGTGTTTCTGGCGACCATGATGGTCGCCGGCAGCTTCGCGATCGCGCTCGTCGCCGCGACCCCTGCCCATTCCGAGCCGGAAACCTGCCCGCCGGTATGCGATCAGATCCCGGGCAGCGCCTGGATCGGCCAGCGGTCGATACCCCTGCACTCGGTGTACAACTGGCCGGCCCTGGCCAGTATCGACTCCGCGGTGACGGGCGGAGCAACCCCGCAGTTCAGGTTCGAGCAAGTGTGCAACACCATGGCGTTTCCCCAGGACAGCCGCAATTCCGCGGTGGCTGCGCGGGCGACGGTGGCGCGGCCGGAGGGGCAGTGGCAGCTATCCGCGCAGATCGTGCACTGGCGCGGGGACACCGCGCGCGGGGGTGCGCTCGCCGCGTCGGTGTTCGGCACCGCCGTCGCCGCGTTGCGCGGATGCCAGCTGGGAGCTCCCGCGCAGTCGCCTTCGGTTACCGACGACGAACCCACCCGGATGGCCGCCGTGATCAGCGGTCCGGTCATCATGCACACCTACCTGGTCGCGCACGTGGCGAGCAGCACGATCAGCGAACTCACATTGTGGGCGGCCGGGACCCCTCAGGTGGACTGGCCGGTGCTCAGCGACGCCGCCGTCCTGGACGCCCTGACCGCCCCGCTGTGCGAGGCCTACATCGCCTCCTGCCCATAA
- a CDS encoding TIGR03619 family F420-dependent LLM class oxidoreductase, whose product MTSDTRFGLILALTVNGLAVSAYPDMVAVSQKAERYAFDSVWLCDHFLTISPDDYVKDAGIAGESGKAQSGPPPTSLPLLECWTALSALARDTTRLRLGTSVLCNSYRHPSVLAKMAATLDVISGGRLDLGMGAGWFQREFDAYGIPFPPVRERVSALAEALEVMKAVWTQPNPSFAGEFYSLNGAVCDPPPVQRPHPPLWIGGEGDRVQRIAARAAQGLNVRWWSPQQVTRRRDFLDRACESAGRDPATLRMSVTVLLAPTDSAEEEARIRTEFASIPESGLIIGSPERCIERIGEYRSCGIDQFLVTIPHVVESQYLDIVGSDIIPRFAAG is encoded by the coding sequence ATGACTTCCGATACCCGATTCGGGCTCATCCTGGCGCTCACCGTCAACGGCCTGGCAGTGAGCGCCTATCCCGACATGGTCGCCGTCTCACAGAAGGCGGAACGATACGCCTTCGATTCGGTGTGGTTGTGCGACCACTTCCTCACGATCAGCCCCGACGACTACGTCAAAGATGCCGGCATTGCTGGCGAATCAGGCAAGGCGCAGTCCGGCCCGCCACCCACCTCGCTTCCGCTGCTGGAGTGCTGGACGGCGCTCAGCGCGCTGGCACGCGACACCACCCGGCTACGGCTGGGCACCAGCGTGCTGTGCAATTCCTACCGCCACCCTTCGGTGCTGGCGAAGATGGCCGCGACGCTCGACGTCATCTCCGGTGGACGCCTCGATCTCGGGATGGGCGCCGGTTGGTTCCAGCGTGAGTTCGACGCCTACGGGATTCCGTTTCCGCCGGTGCGCGAACGGGTTTCGGCGCTGGCCGAGGCGCTGGAGGTGATGAAGGCGGTGTGGACGCAACCCAATCCCAGCTTCGCGGGCGAGTTCTACAGCTTGAACGGCGCCGTCTGCGATCCGCCTCCGGTTCAGCGACCCCATCCGCCGCTGTGGATCGGCGGGGAGGGCGATCGGGTGCAACGGATCGCCGCCCGGGCCGCCCAGGGTCTCAACGTGCGGTGGTGGTCGCCTCAACAAGTGACCCGGCGTCGCGACTTCCTGGACCGGGCCTGCGAGTCGGCGGGCCGGGACCCGGCAACTCTGCGCATGTCGGTCACGGTGCTGCTTGCGCCGACCGACTCCGCGGAAGAGGAGGCACGCATCCGTACCGAGTTCGCCTCCATCCCCGAGTCGGGTCTGATCATCGGGTCACCCGAGCGATGCATCGAACGCATCGGCGAGTACCGAAGCTGCGGTATAGACCAGTTTCTCGTCACGATCCCGCACGTTGTCGAGTCCCAGTACCTCGACATCGTCGGCAGCGACATCATTCCGCGGTTTGCAGCCGGGTGA
- a CDS encoding MBL fold metallo-hydrolase, producing MQLTHFGHSCLLAEFGQTKILFDPGTFAHGFEGITGLSAILITHQHPDHVDVSRLPALLEGNPNAVLYADPQTTEQLGEPCRAVHVGDELSVGQLSIRAVGGRHAVIHPEIPVIENISFLVGDGEHRARLMHPGDALFVPEEPVDVLATPAAAPWMKISEAVDYLRAVAPDRAVPIHQGVIAPEARGIYYGRLTEMTTTDFQVLPEESAVTF from the coding sequence ATGCAACTGACGCATTTCGGACATTCCTGCTTACTCGCCGAGTTCGGTCAGACCAAAATTCTTTTTGATCCCGGCACTTTCGCGCACGGCTTCGAAGGGATCACCGGGTTGTCGGCCATTCTGATCACCCACCAACATCCCGACCACGTCGACGTCTCGCGGCTGCCCGCGCTGCTCGAAGGCAACCCGAACGCCGTTCTGTATGCCGACCCGCAGACCACCGAGCAACTCGGTGAGCCGTGCCGGGCGGTGCACGTCGGCGACGAGCTCTCGGTCGGCCAGCTCAGTATCCGGGCGGTGGGCGGACGGCACGCCGTCATCCATCCGGAAATACCGGTGATAGAGAACATTTCGTTTCTGGTGGGCGATGGCGAACACCGTGCCCGACTGATGCATCCCGGTGACGCGTTGTTCGTTCCGGAGGAACCGGTCGACGTCCTGGCCACTCCGGCCGCCGCCCCGTGGATGAAGATCTCGGAGGCCGTCGACTATCTGCGCGCCGTGGCGCCGGACCGCGCGGTGCCCATTCACCAGGGTGTGATCGCGCCCGAGGCGCGGGGTATCTACTACGGCCGGCTCACCGAGATGACCACCACCGATTTCCAGGTGCTGCCGGAAGAGAGCGCAGTCACGTTCTGA